The proteins below come from a single Desulfitobacterium metallireducens DSM 15288 genomic window:
- a CDS encoding LutC/YkgG family protein, with product MGDVNLLYDRFKSKMESVSGECYRANTVAEAQKLMGKLLQEKGIKSIAMVDSPLARSCDLAHFLPESGLTLHMDHYQEVTPTVDAGITEMKWAIAELGTLVQYAVDVNERLCSAFTPIHFALVRTSALIPTLPEALSVIHTEPQIPGFIGFITGPSRTSDIERVLTIGVHGPGELIAIFVDDSVEEGK from the coding sequence GTGGGAGATGTTAATCTCTTATATGATCGTTTCAAAAGTAAGATGGAGTCTGTGTCAGGCGAGTGTTATCGTGCGAATACGGTAGCAGAGGCTCAAAAATTGATGGGTAAGCTCCTCCAGGAAAAAGGGATCAAGAGCATAGCTATGGTGGATTCACCTTTAGCGAGGAGCTGTGATTTAGCTCATTTTCTCCCTGAAAGTGGACTTACCCTACATATGGATCATTATCAAGAAGTAACTCCCACAGTAGATGCCGGAATAACAGAAATGAAATGGGCGATTGCTGAACTCGGAACTTTAGTCCAATATGCGGTAGATGTGAATGAACGTCTGTGTTCTGCATTTACTCCTATTCATTTTGCACTTGTGCGGACATCTGCTTTGATTCCAACCTTGCCAGAAGCCTTGAGCGTAATCCACACGGAACCACAGATTCCTGGATTCATAGGGTTTATTACAGGTCCAAGCCGAACTTCCGATATTGAGCGAGTATTAACCATCGGAGTACATGGACCTGGGGAGCTCATCGCTATCTTTGTGGATGATTCGGTCGAGGAGGGAAAATAA
- a CDS encoding NAD(P)-dependent malic enzyme translates to MSRIKNLREEALEFHKVKPGKLEVRVTVPANDVDDLTLAYSPGVAEPVKEIAAHPEDLDVYTNHANAVCIVSNGTAILGLGNLGAAASMPVMEGKALLFKTFGDVDAYPICVNTTDADKIVELVELIAPSFGGVNLEDIKAPECFEIEGKLKEHGIFKGPIFHDDQHGTAIVTLAGLVNALKVVGKNIEDIKLVANGAGSAGIAIVKLLMSMGLKNVIMCDTKGAIYKGRPAGMNKYKDEIAEATNPERFSGDLAGALVGADVFVGVSAANVLNEDMIRSMAKDPIVFCQANPVPEIWPIERAFEAGAKVISTGRSDVQNQINNILAFPGVFRGAIDVRATDINDAMKVAAAYAIANLVKAEDLRTDNIIPSAFDPEVAPAVAKAVAKAAIESGIARNPIDPEIVAQNLKKRLANQYK, encoded by the coding sequence ATGTCACGTATTAAGAATCTTCGTGAGGAAGCCTTAGAATTCCATAAGGTAAAACCCGGCAAGCTAGAAGTCAGAGTTACTGTACCCGCAAATGACGTTGATGATTTAACGTTGGCTTATTCTCCAGGAGTTGCTGAACCCGTCAAAGAAATCGCGGCCCATCCAGAAGATCTCGATGTATATACCAATCATGCTAATGCAGTTTGTATCGTATCCAATGGTACAGCAATCCTAGGTTTAGGTAATCTGGGTGCTGCTGCTTCAATGCCCGTTATGGAGGGAAAAGCGCTACTCTTCAAAACTTTTGGAGATGTTGATGCCTATCCGATTTGTGTTAATACCACTGACGCTGACAAAATCGTTGAATTGGTTGAGCTTATCGCTCCTTCGTTTGGCGGTGTCAATCTTGAAGATATCAAAGCGCCTGAGTGTTTTGAAATTGAAGGCAAATTGAAAGAACATGGCATCTTCAAAGGACCGATTTTTCATGATGACCAACATGGCACCGCTATTGTAACTTTAGCCGGTCTAGTCAATGCACTTAAAGTTGTCGGAAAAAACATTGAAGATATCAAACTTGTTGCAAATGGGGCTGGCTCAGCCGGTATTGCCATTGTTAAGTTGCTCATGAGTATGGGACTAAAGAACGTTATTATGTGTGATACAAAGGGCGCTATCTACAAAGGTCGTCCTGCAGGTATGAATAAATATAAAGATGAAATCGCTGAAGCTACAAATCCTGAAAGATTCAGTGGCGATCTTGCCGGTGCTTTAGTCGGTGCGGATGTTTTTGTCGGAGTATCGGCTGCTAATGTCTTGAACGAAGATATGATTCGTTCGATGGCAAAAGATCCGATTGTTTTCTGTCAAGCTAATCCTGTTCCTGAAATTTGGCCCATAGAGAGAGCCTTTGAAGCGGGAGCTAAAGTGATTTCTACCGGTCGCTCTGATGTTCAAAACCAAATTAACAACATCTTAGCTTTCCCAGGAGTATTCCGTGGCGCGATTGATGTAAGAGCAACTGATATTAATGATGCTATGAAAGTAGCGGCAGCATACGCAATTGCTAACCTTGTTAAAGCTGAAGATCTTCGTACAGATAATATTATCCCAAGCGCATTTGACCCTGAAGTTGCACCTGCAGTTGCTAAAGCAGTTGCTAAAGCAGCGATTGAAAGCGGTATTGCTCGAAACCCGATTGATCCTGAAATTGTTGCTCAGAATCTTAAAAAAAGATTAGCCAATCAGTACAAATAA